The proteins below come from a single Mugil cephalus isolate CIBA_MC_2020 chromosome 7, CIBA_Mcephalus_1.1, whole genome shotgun sequence genomic window:
- the prpf38b gene encoding pre-mRNA-splicing factor 38B — protein MANVGNQLPTQAVSKPAPGKHGNVLPLWGNEKTMNLNPMILTNVLSSPYFKVQLYELKTYHEVVDEIYFKVTHVEPWEKGSRKTAGQTGMCGGVRGVGTGGIVSTAFCLLYKLFTLKLTRKQLMGLITHTDSPYIRALGFMYIRYTQPPADLIDWYDGFLDDEEELDVKAGGGCVMTIGEMLRSFLTKLEWFSTLFPRIPVPVQKNIDTQMKARPRKVAQKETQEEEASFTEPGKQGERRHSRSPRRTPSPRRSPKRSRSRSHHRERDRHGPSFDRELERERDRQRKEKDGRDGRDGRDRDRDRGERGDRERRRSRSADRNQERRERRRSRSGSRERRSERREKQRDGGEDKSRRKDRDHHKDRGTERERSRDKKSRGEADERRHKDDRERHRDERKAKRSSRSRSRERRHKSGGEEKSRKRERSHSRERDRDRDGEQRSHKRSRSKERSHHQRESSNDHSKHNERRRSQSTE, from the exons ATGGCTAACGTCGGGAACCAACTACCAACACAGGCCGTTAGCAAGCCTGCACCGGGGAAACATGGAAATGTACTGCCCCTGTGGGGCAACGAAAAGACAATGAACCTCAACCCAATGATTCTCACCAATGTGCTGTCTTCGCCGTATTTCAAAGTTCAGCTTTACGAACTAAAGACCTACCACGAAGTTGTGGACGAAATCTATTTCAAG GTGACCCATGTTGAACCCTGGGAAAAGGGAAGCAGAAAGACTGCAGGCCAGACTGGAATGTGCGGAGGG GTGCGTGGAGTTGGGACTGGTGGGATTGTATCTACTGCTTTCTGTCTTCTATACAAACTGTTTACCCTCAAACTGACACGCAAACAGCTGATGGGTCTGATCACTCACACAGACTCCCCATACATCAGAGCACTTGGCTTCATGTACATAAG ATACACTCAGCCTCCAGCAGATTTGATAGACTGGTACGACGGCTTCCTGGATGATGAGGAG GAGCTTGACGTGAAGGCAGGAGGCGGGTGTGTGATGACCATTGGAGAGATGCTGCGCTCCTTCCTGACCAAACTGGAGTGGTTCTCCACCCTGTTCCCCCGCATCCCCGTGCCTGTGCAAAAGAATATCGACACGCAGATGAAGGCGAGACCGCGGAAGGTGGCTCAGAAGGAGACGCAGGAGGAAGAGGCTTCGTTCACAGAGCCGGGGAAGCAAGGTGAACGACGGCATTCCAG GTCGCCCAGACGGACACCGAGCCCCCGAAGGTCCCCCAAGAGGTCCAGGAGCAGGAGCCACCATCGGGAGAGAGACCGCCACGGCCCCAGCTTCGACCGGGAGCTGGAGAGAGAGCGTGACCgccagaggaaggagaaggacgGCAGGGACGGCAGAGATGGCAGAGACCGAGACAGGGACAGGGGGGAGCGAGGGGACAGGGAGAGGCGGCGGTCCCGTAGCGCAGACAGAAACCAAGAGCGCCGGGAACGCAGAAGGAGTCGCAGCGGCAGCCGGGAGAGAAGGAGCGAACGCAGGGAGAAACAAAGAGACGGAGGGGAGGAcaagagcaggaggaaggacAGGGACCACCATAAAGATCGAGgtacagagagggagaggtccAGGGACAAGAAGAGCAGGGGGGAGGCGGATGAGCGGAGGCACAAAGACGATAGAGAAAGGCACAGGGACGAGAGGAAGGCCAAAAGGTCGAGCCGGAGTCGAAGCAGGGAGAGGAGGCACAAAAGtgggggagaggagaagagcaggaagagagagcgcagccacagcagagagagggacagggacagagacggGGAGCAGCGGTCTCACAAACGCAGCCGCAGTAAAGAGAGGAGCCACCATCAGCGAGAGTCCAGCAACGATCATAGCAAACACAACGAACGCCGAAGGAGTCAGAGCACTGAGTAA
- the LOC125011135 gene encoding protein FAM102B-like — MNYIFEWVGGRDLNFSCVQQQPACRQQQQLTERHGTERRKCPDPVSTDHTMSFILMKKKKFKFKVDFDLEELSSVPFVNGVLFCKVRLLDGGFTEESSRESVQANCVRWKKKFSFMCKMSASAGTGVLDPCVCRVSVRKELKGGKSFAKLGFADLNLSEFAGSGSTIRRCLLEGYDTKNTRQDNSILKVVITTQLMSGDPCFKTPPSTAMTLGIQQVEAECLLEDRKGGDMHTSHLVTKTPGKSVSVPENLIAYGHSRTPSHASQQSKISGYSSNHSSLTDLSHRRSGSGGSASTGIGSIMETTDQQGDRTEKEGRTSPPISANNHHSSHHASENFSTPSKVIRHPVKQNSVENQLKRVDATRVDADDIIEKILQSQDFSHGFLDSSAEEEGLSLFVGPGGSTALGSQHTRVATGAYEQVVIKR; from the exons ATGAATTATATTTTTGAGTGGGTGGGAGGAAGAGATTTGAACTTTTcgtgtgtgcagcagcagccagcatgcagacagcagcaacagctgACAGAGAGACACGGCACGGAGCGGAGAAAGTGTCCAGATCCAGTCAGCACAGATCACACCATGTCTTTCATTCtcatgaagaaaaagaaatttaagtTCAAAGTAGACTTCGATCTGGAGGAATTGTCCTCGGTTCCCTTTGTAAAcggagttttattttgtaaagtgaGGCTCTTAGATGGAGGCTTTACTGAAGAGTCGTCTcg AGAATCCGTCCAAGCCAACTGTGTCCGCTGGAAGAAGAAATTCTCTTTCATGTGTAAGATGAGCGCCAGTGCTGGGACAGGTGTGCTGGACCCCTGTGTGTGCCGAGTCTCTGTACGAAAG gaaCTAAAGGGTGGAAAATCATTCGCAAAG CTGGGCTTTGCTGACTTGAACCTGTCAGAGTTTGCTGGGTCTGGCAGCACCATAAGACGATGTCTACTGGAAGGATATGACACAAAGAACACCAGACAGGACAACTCAATTCTCAAG GTTGTCATCACCACACAGCTTATGTCTGGAGACCCCTGTTTTAAAAC TCCTCCATCTACAGCCATGACTCTGGGAATCCAACAAGTTGAAGCAGAGTGTCTCCTTGAGGACAGAAAAGGAGGGGACATGCACACATCCCACTTAGTTACTA agactCCAGGAAAGTCGGTGTCTGTCCCTGAAAACCTGATCGCGTATGGTCACTCCAGAACACCTAGCCATGCAAGTCAGCAGTCCAAAATTTCcg GTTACAGTTCAAACCACTCCAGTCTAACGGATCTGAGCCATCGGCGGAGTGGGTCAGGAGGTTCTGCCTCTACAGGCATCGGCAGCATCATGGAAACCACTGATCAGCAGGGGGACCGAACAGAGAAGGAGGGCAGGACCTCTCCCCCAATCTCTGCAAACAATCATCACTCTTCCCATCACGCATCTGAAAACTTCTCCACCCCTTCCAAAGTTATAAG ACACCCAGTAAAGCAGAACTCAGTGGAAAATCAGTTGAAGAGAGTAGACGCCACCAGGGTGGATGCTGATGACATAATAGAGAAAATCCTGCAGAGCCAGGACTTCAGCCATGGCTTCTTGGACTCCAGTGCTGAGG AGGAGGGGCTCAGCTTGTTTGTTGGTCCTGGAGGGAGTACAGCCTTGGGGAGCCAGCATACAAG GGTCGCAACTGGAGCCTACGAGCAGGTGGTGATCAAGCGCTAG
- the LOC125011134 gene encoding calcium-binding mitochondrial carrier protein SCaMC-1-like — MYQTLRTFVLSNAQCWDADRQKPYQDLFERLDTNKDGKVDVAELRAGLKAMGIFRQGAAQKIVSSGDQNKDGSLDFNEFSKYLKEHEKKLRLTFKSLDRNNDGRIDASEIQQCLGELGMDVSKEDALKILQSMDIDGTMMVDWNEWREHFLLHPAHNLDEIIRYWKHSSVLDLGDSLAIPDEFTEEEKSSGCWWKQLVAGAMAGAVSRTGTAPLDRMKVFMQVHSSKTNRISLVGGFKQMIAEGGLSSLWRGNGINVLKIAPETAIKFMSYEQYKKLLSSEGNKIETHQRFMAGSLAGATAQTAIYPMEVLKTRLTLRKTGQYAGMFDCAKKILRKEGVKAFYKGYIPNLFGIIPYAGIDLAVYESLKNTWLSYHKDSANPGILVLLGCGTISSTCGQLASYPLALVRTRMQAQASLDASDQPTMSSLLRKIVAKDGFFGLYRGILPNFMKVIPAVSISYVVYEYMKTGLGIS, encoded by the exons ATGTATCAGACCTTAAGGACATTTGTACTATCAAATGCCCAGTGCTGGGATGCCGACAGACAGAAGCCATACCAGGACCTGTTTGAGAGGCTCGATACCAACAAAGATGGGAAGGTGGACGTCGCTGAATTACGAGCGGGCCTCAAGGCAATGGGCATATTCCGCCAAGGTGCCGCACAG AAAATTGTGTCATCCGGTGACCAAAACAAAGATGGGAGTCTGGACTTCAACGAGTTCTCCAAGTATCTGAAGGAGCACGAGAAGAAGCTGCGGCTGACGTTCAAGAGTCTGGACAGGAACAACGATG GGCGCATTGATGCCTCAGAGATCCAACAGTGTCTTGGAGAGCTGGGCATGGACGTCAGCAAAGAGGATGCCCTGAAAATCTTACAGAG TATGGACATTGATGGCACCATGATGGTTGACTGGAACGAGTGGAGAGAACACTTCCTGTTGCACCCTGCACACAACCTGGACGAGATCATACGCTATTGGAAGCACTCCTCG GTGTTGGATCTTGGTGACAGTCTTGCTATCCCAGATGAATTCACGGAAGAGGAGAAGAGCTCTGGCTGTTGGTGGAAGCAGCTCGTCGCAGGCGCCATGGCGGGGGCTGTCTCTCGCACTGGTACTGCTCCACTGGACAGAATGAAAGTCTTCATGCAG GTTCATTCTTCTAAGACCAACCGGATAAGTCTGGTGGGGGGCTTCAAGCAGATGATTGCGGAGGGAGGTTTGTCTTCATTGTGGAGGGGAAATGGCATTAATGTTTTAAAGATTGCTCCTGAGACAGCCATCAAATTCATGTCATATGAACAA TACAAGAAGTTGTTATCTTCAGAGGGAAATAAGATTGAGACACACCAAAGGTTTATGGCTGGCTCACTGGCTGGGGCCACAGCACAAACAGCTATCTACCCAATGGAG gttttaaaaaCTCGACTGACCCTGAGAAAAACAGGCCAGTATGCAGGAATGTTCGATTGTGCCAAGAAGATCCTGAGGAAGGAGGGTGTCAAAGCTTTCTACAAGGGCTACATTCCAAACTTATTTGGTATCATTCCCTACGCTGGGATAGACCTCGCTGTCTATGAG AGTCTGAAGAACACCTGGTTGTCGTATCACAAAGATTCAGCTAACCCTGGTATTCTGGTGCTGCTCGGCTGCGGAACCATCTCTAGCACCTGTGGCCAGCTGGCCAGCTATCCACTCGCACTTGTCCGCACACGGATGCAGGCACAAG CGTCTCTGGATGCATCAGACCAGCCGACCATGAGTTCCCTGTTAAGGAAGATTGTTGCCAAAGATGGCTTTTTTGGACTATACCGGGGCATCTTGCCAAACTTCATGAAAGTCATTCCTGCTGTCAGCATTAGCTACGTAGTTTACGAGTACATGAAGACCGGCTTAGGAATCTCATGA
- the prkab2 gene encoding 5'-AMP-activated protein kinase subunit beta-2, producing the protein MGNTSDRVAGERHGGKAHRSDSSGSHKDQEHSSKMVDSTDDPNIFNTHGPESKASGEKEFTPDLDDLVKTGPQARPTVIRWAGGGKEVYIAGSFNNWNTKIPLNKSHNDFVAILDLPEGEHQYKFFVDGQWVHDPSEPVVTSQLGTINNLIHVKKSDFEVFDALQVDSLECSDTSDLSSSPPGPYGQEQYIFRPEEHFKAPPILPPHLLQVILNKDTNISCDPALLPEPNHVMLNHLYALSIKDGVMVLSATHRYKKKYVTSLLYKPI; encoded by the exons ATGGGAAACACAAGCGACCGGGTGGCTGGAGAACGCCATGGAGGAAAGGCCCACCGCTCAGACAGCAGCGGGAGTCACAAAGACCAAGAGCACAGTAGCAAGATGGTTGACAGCACAGATGATCCTAACATCTTCAACACCCATGGACCTGAGTCCAAG GCGTCAGGAGAGAAAGAATTCACTCCAGATCTGGATGACCTGGTTAAAACGGGTCCACAGGCTCGACCCACTGTGATCCGCTGGgctggaggagggaaggaggtcTACATAGCTGGTTCCTTcaataactggaacacaaagATACCACTAAACAAGAG CCATAATGACTTTGTAGCAATTCTGGACCTACCTGAAGGAGAGCACCAGTACAAGTTTTTTGTAGATGGACAGTGGGTCCATGATCCTTCAGAG CCCGTGGTAACCAGCCAGCTCGGcaccatcaacaacctgatcCACGTGAAGAAGTCTGACTTTGAGGTGTTTGACGCCCTGCAGGTGGACTCTCTGGAGTGCTCAGACACGTCAG ACTTGTCCAGCTCCCCTCCAGGTCCATACGGGCAGGAGCAGTACATCTTCAGACCTGAGGAGCACTTCAAAGCCCCACCGATCCTTCCGCCTCACCTGCTTCAAGTCATTCTCAACAAAGACACCAATATATCT TGTGACCCCGCCCTGCTGCCTGAACCCAACCACGTCATGCTAAATCACCTTTACGCGCTTTCAATAAAG gACGGAGTAATGGTGCTGAGTGCGACTCACAGATACAAGAAGAAATACGTCACCTCTCTGCTTTACAAGCCGATCTAA